Genomic window (Leptotrichia sp. oral taxon 212):
CTGAAGGAACTTGGAACTGGGGATAAAAAGGAATCCATAATGGTCGGTGATTCCCTGTCGGCAGACATTCAGGGGGGAATCAACTTTGGAATAGACACATGCTGGGTAAATTTGAAAAATGACAGCCCGGATGATAAAATAAAACCAAAATATGTAGTAACAAGACTGGAAGAAATATACGGTATTCTGTAAAAGGCAGGTAAAATATGAGAAAAATAAGAAAAATGATATATGTAATATTTCTATTTGTTTTAATTGGAAAAACTGTATTTACACAGGAAGACAAAAGGATAGGACTGGTGCTCAGTGGAGGTACTGCTAGAGGGCTTGCACATGTAGGAATACTGAAAGTGCTGGAAGAAGAAAAAGTTCCTGTGGAATATGTGACAGGAACAAGTATGGGCAGCATTATTGGAGGACTTTACAGTGTGGGTTATACTCCGGATGAAATAGAAAAAATTGCATCTGAAATGGATTGGCTGGCTCTTTTCAATGACAGTATAGAAAGAAAAGGAAAGGGAATATCAAGAAATCTCATAGAAGACAGGAATACAATGGTACTTCCCATGGAAAATTTTGTACCAAAAATTCCTTCAGGAGCGGTTGGAGGGAAAAGTGCCAGTGAAAAGCTGAATGAACTATTTTTTGGAGTAGCGGAAGTGAATGACTTTAAAAAATTTCCTAAGAAATTTGCACTTGTGGCGACAGACCTTAATACAGGAGAAGGAGTTATGATAGACAAGGGTTCAATTGCAACTGCTATCAGATCAAGTCTTTCCCTGCCGTCAGTTTTTAATCCGGTTCAGGCTGGAGAAAGGCTTTATGTGGACGGTGGAGTTGTGAGAAATCTTCCTGTTCAGGATATAAAAGTTCTGGGAGCAGACTATACTATAGGAGTAAACGTTGGAGAAGGTTTTTCTAAAAGGGATCCCGAAAAACTCAACATAGCAGGTGTGATATCTGATTCCATGACTATAGCAGGCAGACAGGAAGTTGAAAGGCAGATAAGAATGCTTGATTTATATATGGCACCCAATCTTGAAAAAATTGAATCCTATGATTTCGTTAAAGTAAAGGAAATAATAGATGCCGGTGAAAAGGTGGCAAGAGAAAATATAGAAAGCATAAGAAAGTTAAGTAATCCTGAAAAGTTTGCAGAACTGGAAGAAAAAAGACGGGAATTCAGAAAAAGCTGGAAAGATGAGTATACTATAAGGTATGTTGAAATTAGAGGAAATAAAAGGTATGGAGAAAAGTACTTTAATAAATATCTTCCGAAAAATTTAGGAACAATGAAAAAAAATGACATGGAAAAAATTGTAAACGAACTATATGGAAACGAAAATTTTTCTA
Coding sequences:
- a CDS encoding patatin-like phospholipase family protein, translated to MRKIRKMIYVIFLFVLIGKTVFTQEDKRIGLVLSGGTARGLAHVGILKVLEEEKVPVEYVTGTSMGSIIGGLYSVGYTPDEIEKIASEMDWLALFNDSIERKGKGISRNLIEDRNTMVLPMENFVPKIPSGAVGGKSASEKLNELFFGVAEVNDFKKFPKKFALVATDLNTGEGVMIDKGSIATAIRSSLSLPSVFNPVQAGERLYVDGGVVRNLPVQDIKVLGADYTIGVNVGEGFSKRDPEKLNIAGVISDSMTIAGRQEVERQIRMLDLYMAPNLEKIESYDFVKVKEIIDAGEKVARENIESIRKLSNPEKFAELEEKRREFRKSWKDEYTIRYVEIRGNKRYGEKYFNKYLPKNLGTMKKNDMEKIVNELYGNENFSTVYYEVKNNDTLVINVQEKAGDYLTFSGNVNNEDMATSTVGIQGNKTINNADTRYRLNGIIANEYGINGSGIMSIGKDNRVLFIGNFDFRKDIIRNQYYAGNKYKFNNRRFKTGLGIGLEISRNTLLLLDGGYEMSHVKGNMNEKENAKIKFPYLEASITHDNRDFISFPTRGTYLKAEYTVANSKDAEFNAFYAKAEVNIPLGNNVTLTPGVAYITSDGEKIPETYRPKMGGFQEGFYSLEFNGIPSDRIRGNSIFVGKINMQYKISRIIFVGANASFARVSDKSYSFGKDKKESYGLGLGIRTPLGPGYLGVAKSPGENVRYFLNFGYDPKSFNEN